In Camelus ferus isolate YT-003-E chromosome 21, BCGSAC_Cfer_1.0, whole genome shotgun sequence, the DNA window AAAACATTTGAGGAAGTCATTCAAAGGTCCGGCTCTGGAGAGTGATTTAGCAATTAATATCAGAGAAGGTGATATCTGAATAGAGCTGAGTGGGAGCCCAGAGACAGGAAAAGGCTTCACGTTCATCGCTGGTCTCGGGCATTCCTGGccccagagagaagagaaagtgcaGTTTCGCCTCCGTTCCTGGACGGCCAACTCAGCTTCTCCCCTTGACTGTAAAGGGTAAGGAGGTCAAAATCTGATGCTGAATGGTGAATCCCAAGGTTTTAAGGGGGGAAGAAAGCCCCGAGAGGGTGACGCATTGTTCCTTTTTGTGTCTCGCTGTTCACCTAGCGCCGAGGGGTTAACAGGCAACAGCGCAGGGAGTAAGGAACCGAGAACGCCCACAAGCCGCACCACCGCCATTTCCTCTGTTCCCTCAAAAGATTCAAGACTACCAGGACCATAGTGCAACCGCGTGTGTGCCCCGTCAATACGTCGCATCTCGCTGCTCGGATGCCGTGAGATCCAATTCCCAGGGAGCAGCGGGCGCGGCGCCACCAACCTCGAAAGACTACAAAGCCCATCAAGCAACTCGCGGACCTCCGCCTCCGACGACTGGCCGAAAACCGACCGGCACCCAGGATCCTCCGCGGGGCAAGATGGCCACGCCGGGAGCGGAAGCGGAGCCGACAGGGTGCTAGGCCCTACGCCTCCTCGTTCTTTCCTGAGGAACTTACGGGTCCGAGGAGGGAAACTCACGGACCTGTCAGGCAAATGCGTATTGCCTTTTCTCGCCGTGGCCATGGGGCCGTCCTGATAGAGCCTTGGAACTGACAGGCAACCATAGCATTTCGCAGTCCCGACTTGGAACCTCCCCAGGACTGCAGAGTAAGCGCCGCCTCTGCGTTCCGACAGAGGCACGAGGCCAGTCAAGCAGGTCCCTCTGTCCCGACAGGTGCGACACTGAGCACTCCATGCCTGCGGGCGCGGGGAGGCATGGCCCCCCCCAGGGCCGCCACCTCTGCTGGTTGCTCTGCGCTTTCACTTTAAAGCTCTGGTAAGGAGGGGCTGAGGACTGGGAAAAGGAGGGGACTGGAGGATCGGATCGTTCCCGCCCCCCAGGTTGAGGGAGACCGTGTCCCGGGGCCGCGGAGGTGGGCGGTTCACTGTATTCTGGCTTCTGACTtttgcccctttccctccctcacccGCTGCAGCCAAGCAGAGGCTCCCGTGCGGGAGGAGAAGCTGTCAGGTGGGTGATGGGTCTGGGAACCCGATGcccctatttttttttgttgttgttgttactaccTTCTCCCATGTGTCAACAGCACAGGTGGAAAAGGGCGGCATCACTTGGAATGAGGGCGTTCAGCTGGGCTGGGAAGTTGATGAGCAGAACTTTGCGGAGAAGTGTTTTCTGAATGAAACCTGCGGCTtgcatttctctccctttttagtGAGCACCTCAAATTTGCCGTGCTGGCTGGTGGAAGAATTTGTGGTGGCAGAAGAGTGTGCTCCGTGTTCTAACTTCCAGGCTGTGAGTAtctgtcttctctccccttttcctccctaaGTCTTAACTAAGAGTGCTTTTACATTgtctttttgtccttttccttgtgtttttgtctttggCCTTTCCTACTAAGGCCAAACCTGAATTTGTCTTTTCCCCTGAACACGTGCCCTTTCCTTTCCAAGTTAATGGCAACATTCAGCTAATAACCGTGTTCGGTTCATTTTTAATCCAGTAAACTCCGGAACCTGCCCTCACCTCCCCTAGACTATTGTTCCTGAAGTGTTCTCATTAACACATATTCCGCATCATGCAACCACTGCCTCATCCTTGCCATCAGAACTCTTCAGTAGTTCTCCGTTGCCTACCAGCTCTGAGCCATAGCACTTGAGCACCTGCTCATTCTGAATGGCAGCGTTTCTGCTTCTATTGCCCCTTCCTAACATGTGCTTTGGTCCTTTTCTCCTGTCAGAAAACCACCCCTGAGTGTGGTTCCACAGGGTATGTGGAGAAAATCACATGCAGCTCATCTAAGAGGAACGAGTTCAAAAGGTAAGTGCTGTCTTGAAACCTCCTAGATCGTCTCCTTTGCTCCTATGACTTTATGTAGATAGTCCCACCTCTTCCTCTTTGTCTAGGGGCAACAGGGCATATTTGGAAAAGGAAGGGGATTTGGAGCCAAATGACTTCAACCCAAGTCCCACCTTTATTCTTCAGCACTATATTCTTGGCCATATTTGTTCATCAGCAAAATTGGTTAATACCAGCTCTGTTTAtctcaccaaaaaataaattacatatttgaGGGGGATTAAGATACTGTAAACACCTTAGAAGACTGACtggtttcctcttttcccttcagATATGTCTTGGTTAGGATGAAGCAGGAGGGAGATTAAAGGTAGAGGCTGTCTGGCCTTCCCTGGAAATAACTGTTTCTTCTTGCCCTCAGCTGCCGTTCAGCTCTGATGGAACAACACTTATTCTGGAAATTTGAAGGGGCTGTTGTGAGTGTGGCCTTGGTCTTTGCTTGCCTTGTCATCGTTCGTCACCGACAGCTGGACAGAAAGGCTCTGGAAAAGGTCCGGAAGCAAATTGAGTCCATATAGCTACCTTCTCCCCTTTTATGGGGTCTTAGAGACCCTATTGCAGACAGAGAAAGTGGAACGGACTGACTCATGCCCCTGGTTCTCTGGAACCTTATGGTGGCACCCCCTTTCTCCCATCTTCCTCATCTAAATCACTAATGAGTGGAATAAAAAGTAGAATCATTTCCTTCCCTACTGTAATTGGATTTGGAGCAGGAAGTCATGGGGGTAGAGAGGAAAAGGGGTGGCAACTTCAGGCTCCAGTTTACCAAGTATCTATCTTCCCTGTCTTCTACTACTTACTTAAAACTTCCAGGATACAATttcagcaaaaaaacaaaaagtttatttctcagcCAAAAGGTCTGTTTCCCCTTAACCCtatctccaaagaagaaataaaaccacagataCATAACAAAAGTATTTGAGGTACCCCCTCACATAGGCAGACTGAGCTCAGACGTCTAGAGTATCCTGAGCCCTGAGGCCAGAGAACCCTGAATGGGAATTCCAGGTGGGAAGCAGGACCACAGCGGAGCCCTGAATTCCTTATTGTGAATGGGAAGTGGGCCAGGAAGTGTTACAGCTCACATCTCATCTGCGTGCAGCACAGTTCTGATGTGTCTGTtgggccctgccctcccttccttctcaaGCAGTGTCTGTGTTGAGCCATTTGCACCCTTGGCCCCAGGTGGCCCCTCCAATCTAGACTCTACCACTGGGTTCTCCAGATTTTCTGTCATGTCCTTGTGAGTCAGGATGTTTCTGGAAATCACTGTGGGGTGAAGGAAAAGGGCAGTAGTATAGTGGTCCCTTGGTTGGGGGATCCTAGACAGAACAGGatctccctcccacctcttgACTACCCTGGAAAACAGAATCCCTTCCTGCCTTTGCCTCTCACCTCCATGAGGCTGGTAATCCTCAGGCCCAGCTTCTGGTAGGCCCTGAAAGGGGCTGAAACTGGGCAGGATGATGAGagccaaggagaaaagaaggatcTGGGAAGAAGCAAGAGGACACTTGGGCTGTGGGAACAATAAAGGAAGGGAACAGGGGGCAGTTGGGGTCTTTAGTGATGGGAAGATAGGTATGGCTAGGAAGTGGGGGTGTCAGGATGGAAATGTGGCAGAagatggaggaggtgagggagagatgGGAAATAAACTAATGGTACCAGAACACAAGTGCTAGTCTGGGCAGCTTTGTTGGAAGTTTGAACAATAAGCATCTGCAGCTGGCGGAGCTGAGTCACCAGGGAGCTGGGAAACGGAATGAAGAGTTAGATCTCCTGGAACCAGGGCCCAAGAATGGTGACCCTGTATGctgcacccttcccccaacacGCATACTGTGTTTTCACTCACATGTTGTGTCTCTCCAGCTCGTGGACTTTCTTCTGTAGTTCCTGGTTCTGTGCAGAACAGGCAGCCACCCTAGGGAGTGTGGAAAGGTAGGATAAGGTTCTGTAATCACGTGAGCCCCTGACCTTACCTCCCTTGGTAAAGGAAGGGGGCCCAGATGTGTAAGCCAGCAATGTGAGGCAAGCGTACCTGCTCTCCAGTCCATCGATGTACTCTTTCTTCCGTCGCCGACTGTCCTGAGCTGACTGCTTGTTACGAATTTTCCTCCTGACCTTCTTGAGgaccctctcctctgcctggggaCCCAGGGTGTATCAG includes these proteins:
- the CREB3L4 gene encoding cyclic AMP-responsive element-binding protein 3-like protein 4 isoform X1, whose amino-acid sequence is MDFRTPDLLDVWLEPPEDVFSTGSFLELGLSLPPEGPVTRLQEQGLQGWESSGGHGCGLQESESEDFLKLFIDPNEVYCSEASPGSDSGISEDPGHPDSPPAPKPPSSPALYEVVYETGALERMQEEAGTAVGFISIQLDQWSPPFMVPDACVVSELPADAHAHILPRAGTVNPVPPAALLPCPTLFLTDEEKRLLGQEGVSLPSHLPLTKAEERVLKKVRRKIRNKQSAQDSRRRKKEYIDGLESRVAACSAQNQELQKKVHELERHNISLVTQLRQLQMLIVQTSNKAAQTSTCVLILLFSLALIILPSFSPFQGLPEAGPEDYQPHGGERQRQEGILFSRVVKRWEGDPVLSRIPQPRDHYTTALFLHPTVISRNILTHKDMTENLENPVVESRLEGPPGAKGANGSTQTLLEKEGRAGPNRHIRTVLHADEM
- the JTB gene encoding protein JTB, whose amino-acid sequence is MPAGAGRHGPPQGRHLCWLLCAFTLKLCQAEAPVREEKLSVSTSNLPCWLVEEFVVAEECAPCSNFQAKTTPECGSTGYVEKITCSSSKRNEFKSCRSALMEQHLFWKFEGAVVSVALVFACLVIVRHRQLDRKALEKVRKQIESI